The following coding sequences lie in one Tichowtungia aerotolerans genomic window:
- a CDS encoding cobalamin B12-binding domain-containing protein codes for MAGNEELFNAIIKGKRKDVIAIVQAEIDAKANVEEILMESMIPAMREIGDRFTRNEVYVPEMLIAARAMQSGLDLIDPLLADTGHEPLGKVAIGTVKGDLHDIGKNLVAMMVKGAGYEVMDLGVDCDVSKFEEAVDNGAQVIMLSALLTTTMPYMKEIVDHFKGKGSSVKILIGGAPVTQEYADEIGADGYSSDANEAVTSVEQALA; via the coding sequence ATGGCCGGAAACGAAGAGTTGTTTAATGCAATTATCAAAGGAAAGCGCAAAGACGTCATTGCAATCGTGCAGGCAGAAATTGATGCCAAGGCTAATGTGGAAGAGATCCTGATGGAATCCATGATCCCCGCGATGCGCGAAATCGGCGATCGTTTTACCCGCAACGAAGTATATGTGCCGGAAATGCTGATTGCCGCCCGTGCGATGCAGTCCGGGCTCGATCTGATTGATCCGCTGCTTGCCGACACCGGCCATGAACCGCTCGGGAAAGTGGCTATCGGAACCGTGAAAGGAGATCTGCACGATATCGGTAAAAACCTGGTTGCCATGATGGTCAAAGGTGCCGGATACGAAGTGATGGACCTGGGTGTGGACTGTGATGTTTCCAAATTTGAAGAGGCCGTTGATAACGGTGCACAGGTGATCATGCTCAGTGCGTTGCTGACGACCACTATGCCGTACATGAAAGAGATCGTGGATCACTTTAAAGGCAAAGGTTCGTCTGTGAAAATCCTGATTGGCGGGGCACCGGTTACTCAGGAATATGCCGATGAAATCGGTGCCGATGGATACTCCAGCGATGCCAACGAAGCGGTGACGTCCGTGGAACAGGCGCTGGCGTAA
- a CDS encoding helix-turn-helix domain-containing protein, whose amino-acid sequence MSILPKADFEKIRKSYQNSYDAVLYEVDPFGTRKGTTDTITNLPPLKNARAHALAESVRWGEPYTFFMMPNVISWMIPLVCDGEVRGGLVGGEVLSDNDSYEQLEAINHLAAAGTFRPAAEKYIQALPVWEQEQSQKAAEFLFSLTCCTLSWNISLLSENRKKALRQQQIAEEIHRRKQGFGNRTLMDDERTLLSLMKAGDQKGARRELNKTLGALFSHTADIRLLKAHVIEMMGYLVRNAIEDSPQMSSLIEKNHDWMAAIIDADNFETLSNVVADSLDDFMRNIYLHGQNRTNETVARILDYLSENFHETITLEMLAVEVGLSTFRISHLVKEQTGKTVLQHVHQLRVQEAQRLLEQSNMSCTDIAYESGFGDQSYFIKQFRKWMGITPSRYRKLYHSKTGSTDS is encoded by the coding sequence ATGTCGATCTTGCCCAAAGCCGATTTTGAAAAAATCCGAAAAAGTTACCAGAATTCGTATGACGCGGTTCTTTACGAAGTAGATCCTTTCGGAACCCGCAAAGGCACAACCGACACCATTACAAACCTCCCGCCACTGAAAAACGCACGGGCCCACGCTCTGGCAGAAAGCGTGCGCTGGGGCGAACCCTACACCTTTTTTATGATGCCGAACGTGATCAGCTGGATGATTCCGCTGGTCTGCGACGGCGAAGTGCGCGGCGGACTGGTCGGCGGCGAAGTGCTGAGCGATAACGACTCCTACGAACAGCTCGAAGCAATCAATCACCTGGCCGCAGCCGGGACGTTTCGCCCGGCTGCAGAAAAATACATTCAGGCTCTACCCGTATGGGAGCAGGAACAATCACAAAAGGCGGCAGAGTTTCTGTTTTCCCTGACCTGCTGTACGCTGAGCTGGAATATTTCCCTGCTGAGCGAAAACCGTAAAAAAGCACTGCGGCAACAGCAGATTGCTGAGGAAATCCATCGCCGCAAACAGGGATTCGGAAACCGCACCCTGATGGATGATGAACGCACCCTGCTTTCGCTGATGAAAGCCGGCGACCAGAAAGGCGCACGGCGCGAACTGAACAAGACTCTCGGCGCCCTCTTTTCCCATACGGCTGATATTCGACTGCTGAAAGCCCATGTCATCGAAATGATGGGATATCTCGTTCGAAACGCCATTGAAGACAGTCCGCAAATGAGCAGCCTGATTGAAAAGAACCATGACTGGATGGCTGCCATCATTGATGCCGACAACTTTGAAACTCTCTCCAATGTCGTGGCCGATTCGCTGGACGATTTCATGCGCAACATCTACCTGCACGGGCAGAACCGCACCAACGAAACCGTCGCGCGGATTCTGGACTATCTCAGCGAAAACTTTCACGAAACGATCACGCTGGAAATGCTTGCAGTCGAAGTGGGCCTCAGTACATTCCGTATTTCACATCTGGTGAAAGAACAGACCGGAAAAACCGTCCTGCAGCACGTTCATCAACTGCGCGTACAGGAAGCCCAGCGTCTGCTGGAACAAAGCAATATGAGCTGCACGGACATCGCGTATGAATCCGGGTTCGGCGACCAGAGCTATTTCATCAAGCAGTTCCGGAAATGGATGGGAATCACTCCGTCCCGTTACCGCAAACTCTACCACTCAAAAACCGGCAGTACAGATTCATAA
- a CDS encoding ASKHA domain-containing protein, with amino-acid sequence MRLVFRSNGTRKEIAGCSERTLAELAADAGFPLNMQCGGQGACRGCTVRLVSGRVGVGGKTVHAPAEVRACQAAVLSEATEVEIPARSLLNIGECASADFYSERSSIFQPLESCEGQFGIAVDIGTTTVAALLVELSSGKILARESAYNRQIELGTDVAARIALCCEAENVEKLRQLIITETLFPMFEKLEAAVSEHWKEKFQGLDSVTEIVFSGNTVMSHLVLGLSALSIGTIPFEPLMKVFREHPASEIGLDCCPNARVRLLPAVAGYVGGDVVSDLYVSAPSGSGVEMLVDIGTNGEIVLMEDGRMIATATAAGPAFEGAGLLHGARAGDGVIEQVICNPDDSMDVEVIGGGPASGLCGSAAIDFMATAFESGLLNMMGRFDLDRLRAAGRLVQLDCHGMTVNACILVPQEESALDEPVMITEYDVSQILKAKGAVYAGIRTILSEAGRELQDVQRLVLAGGFAAHLRIEHAITIGLLPELPLSTYDVIGNGSLAGAYAALGSPVAFDELLNLSRRPSALHLNKCAEFNDRYIDAMALPNMDPDEFPQTFQRTAV; translated from the coding sequence ATGAGACTTGTTTTCAGATCCAACGGAACCCGCAAAGAAATTGCGGGTTGCTCTGAGCGTACGCTGGCCGAGCTTGCCGCTGACGCGGGATTTCCGCTCAATATGCAGTGCGGCGGGCAGGGCGCATGCCGGGGCTGTACGGTCAGGCTGGTTTCCGGCCGTGTCGGCGTCGGAGGGAAGACCGTGCATGCGCCGGCCGAGGTTCGGGCCTGTCAGGCCGCTGTGCTTTCCGAGGCAACCGAAGTGGAGATTCCGGCACGATCGCTTCTGAATATCGGCGAGTGTGCATCTGCGGACTTCTACTCTGAGCGCAGCAGCATTTTTCAGCCATTGGAAAGCTGCGAGGGGCAGTTCGGGATTGCTGTGGATATCGGCACGACGACTGTCGCCGCGCTGCTGGTTGAGCTTTCCTCCGGAAAAATTCTGGCACGCGAGTCGGCCTATAACCGCCAGATCGAGCTGGGTACTGATGTGGCGGCGCGGATCGCGCTGTGCTGCGAAGCGGAAAACGTCGAAAAACTTCGTCAGCTCATCATCACAGAGACCCTTTTCCCAATGTTTGAAAAACTTGAAGCCGCAGTTTCCGAGCATTGGAAAGAAAAGTTCCAGGGATTGGACAGCGTGACTGAGATTGTTTTTTCCGGCAATACTGTCATGAGCCATCTGGTTCTCGGGCTGTCCGCGCTGAGTATCGGCACGATTCCGTTTGAACCGTTGATGAAAGTATTCCGGGAACATCCTGCATCTGAAATCGGACTGGATTGCTGTCCGAATGCCCGGGTACGTCTGCTTCCGGCGGTTGCGGGATATGTCGGAGGCGATGTTGTGTCCGACCTGTATGTCAGCGCTCCATCCGGCAGCGGTGTGGAAATGCTGGTGGATATCGGCACCAACGGTGAAATCGTGCTGATGGAAGACGGGCGGATGATTGCCACGGCCACGGCTGCCGGACCGGCGTTTGAGGGCGCGGGGCTGCTGCACGGTGCGCGCGCCGGCGATGGCGTGATTGAGCAGGTCATCTGCAATCCGGATGATTCAATGGATGTTGAGGTGATTGGCGGCGGCCCGGCATCCGGACTGTGCGGAAGTGCGGCGATTGATTTTATGGCGACGGCTTTTGAGAGCGGGTTGCTGAACATGATGGGGCGGTTCGATCTCGATCGGCTGCGGGCGGCCGGTCGCCTGGTTCAGCTCGACTGCCACGGCATGACGGTGAATGCCTGTATTCTGGTGCCGCAGGAAGAATCGGCGCTGGATGAGCCGGTAATGATTACCGAGTACGATGTGTCCCAGATTTTAAAGGCCAAAGGCGCTGTTTATGCCGGTATTCGTACGATTCTCTCAGAAGCCGGGCGCGAATTGCAGGATGTTCAGCGGCTGGTGCTGGCTGGAGGCTTTGCTGCGCATCTGCGCATTGAACATGCGATTACCATCGGTCTGCTGCCGGAACTGCCGCTCTCAACCTATGATGTGATCGGCAACGGTTCTTTGGCCGGAGCCTATGCGGCGCTGGGTTCTCCGGTGGCTTTTGATGAGCTGCTGAACCTGTCGAGAAGACCGTCGGCATTGCATCTGAATAAGTGTGCTGAGTTCAATGACCGTTATATTGACGCCATGGCGCTGCCGAACATGGATCCGGATGAGTTTCCTCAGACTTTTCAGCGAACTGCCGTGTGA
- the ccsA gene encoding cytochrome c biogenesis protein CcsA — translation MSALLVPLLIVSALGYLVSGALFALKRGGTGKLLMSGAWLVNLAVLVLNGLIVHDIPLGNMYQVQVVLSLCLLPLYFLFTLRDRLGWTGMYFAFASALPTIGAVFMDKQGGWKRMPALQSHWFVPHVLAYMISYALCAVAFIMLIRLWCSRDRSELRRAVYQILLVAFPFMTFGMLSGALWAEDAWGQYWSWDAKEVWSLITWSLYLVYFHGRKSKWSRYADWAHLLAFLALLTTFFLVNLLPKLGSLLHSYA, via the coding sequence ATGAGTGCATTGCTGGTGCCGTTGCTGATTGTTTCAGCGCTTGGATATCTTGTTTCCGGAGCTTTGTTTGCCCTGAAGCGCGGAGGGACAGGAAAACTGCTGATGTCGGGAGCATGGCTGGTGAATCTGGCGGTGCTGGTGCTGAACGGGTTGATTGTTCACGATATTCCTCTCGGAAATATGTATCAGGTGCAGGTGGTGCTTTCGCTCTGTCTCCTGCCGCTTTACTTTCTGTTCACGCTGCGCGACCGGCTCGGTTGGACCGGCATGTATTTTGCATTTGCCTCGGCGCTTCCGACGATCGGTGCAGTTTTCATGGATAAACAGGGCGGCTGGAAGCGGATGCCCGCACTGCAGTCTCACTGGTTTGTGCCGCATGTGCTTGCCTACATGATCAGCTACGCGCTGTGCGCCGTTGCTTTTATTATGCTGATTCGCCTTTGGTGCTCCCGGGATCGCAGCGAGCTGCGTCGCGCAGTTTACCAGATTCTGCTTGTTGCGTTTCCGTTTATGACCTTTGGGATGCTTTCCGGGGCGCTTTGGGCTGAAGATGCCTGGGGTCAGTACTGGAGCTGGGACGCCAAAGAGGTATGGTCCCTGATTACCTGGAGTCTCTATCTGGTTTATTTTCACGGTCGCAAAAGCAAATGGTCCCGCTATGCCGACTGGGCGCATTTGCTGGCATTCCTGGCGCTGTTGACCACATTTTTTCTGGTCAACCTGCTTCCGAAGCTTGGGAGTCTTCTGCACAGCTACGCATGA
- a CDS encoding cytochrome c biogenesis protein ResB produces MRFGIVIFCAVILLLLAGVLPVGNGMSARAVYYSPLMILLLALLSGLCVRCCFKRRPLGFILVHFGVVIILAGAFVGYVAGTKGSLQLSLQSPRPQGRLVTQDGATVDFGFDVAAEDFEVWFYPPVYTLYRPLPPEEILPGQMPFEKIGELNPKGRERLQVGDVQLPVSTLRKNGEWVERYRFADGSFLFRGSPTPSYYGVTLLIDGEKIPVSINHPADHHGWRFYLVSYDQRARRYVQLSARRDPGRGSVIAGIWIVMIGTFVLCFRKTGGAA; encoded by the coding sequence ATGAGGTTTGGGATTGTCATTTTCTGTGCGGTGATTCTGCTGCTGCTGGCCGGGGTTCTCCCGGTTGGAAACGGGATGAGTGCGCGGGCGGTTTATTATTCGCCGCTGATGATTCTTCTGCTCGCATTGCTGAGCGGCCTTTGCGTGCGCTGCTGTTTTAAACGCCGTCCGCTGGGTTTCATTCTGGTTCATTTCGGTGTGGTGATCATTCTGGCGGGCGCATTTGTCGGTTATGTGGCCGGAACGAAGGGATCGCTTCAGTTGTCTTTGCAGTCGCCGCGGCCTCAGGGCCGGCTGGTGACGCAGGACGGCGCGACGGTTGACTTCGGCTTCGATGTTGCTGCCGAAGATTTTGAAGTCTGGTTTTATCCACCGGTTTATACGTTGTACCGTCCGTTGCCGCCGGAAGAGATTCTGCCGGGACAGATGCCTTTTGAAAAGATCGGCGAGTTGAATCCGAAAGGCCGGGAAAGACTGCAGGTAGGAGATGTTCAGCTTCCGGTTTCCACCCTTCGGAAAAATGGAGAGTGGGTGGAGCGATACCGATTCGCGGATGGCTCCTTTTTGTTTCGCGGATCGCCGACGCCGTCCTATTATGGCGTTACGTTGCTGATCGACGGCGAAAAAATACCGGTGAGCATTAATCACCCCGCCGATCATCACGGCTGGCGGTTTTACCTTGTGAGCTACGATCAGCGCGCCCGGCGCTATGTGCAGCTGTCCGCGCGGCGCGATCCCGGACGGGGCTCGGTGATTGCCGGAATCTGGATTGTCATGATTGGAACCTTTGTTTTGTGTTTCCGGAAGACGGGAGGTGCCGCATGA
- a CDS encoding ATP-dependent Clp protease ATP-binding subunit: MENFTPRAQRVLHLARKEAEQFNHNYVGTEHILLGLVALGSGVAVSALQSLGIDLQGLRMEVEKAVGVGGDTKMTGNIPFTPRAKKVLALATSEARSLSHSYVGTEHILLGLLREGEGIAARVLENMGVDLDEAREEIMAMLDPDYDGSMQGGEEEAPPYGSPATGADGKELKTPALNAFGRDLTELARKNELDPVIGRHSEIERVIQILCRRTKNNPVLLGEAGVGKTAIAEGLAQSIADGTVPQILAEKKVITLDLALMVAGTKYRGQFEERIKAVMDEIKKTGNVLLFLDELHTIVGAGSAEGTMDAANIIKPALSRGELQCIGATTLNEYRKSIEKDAALERRFQTVMVNEPTIEETIQILKGLRVKYEEHHHAKITDEALEAATKLAARYLPDRFLPDKAIDLIDEAGARGHIANMVKPPEFQEIRTRLKEAQEQKDIAIREQKFEDAAAHRDAERKAKEELEAAKKAWETEQQENISVVEEEDIRVVVSKWTGVPVDKMGEQALAKLLKMEEQIEKIVIGQNEAVSAISRALRRSRAELKDPKRPIGSFAFLGPTGVGKTMLAKELARFMFDDPDALIQIDMSEYMEKFSASRLVGSPPGYVGHEEGGQLTERVRRRPYSVVLFDEIEKAHPDVMHMMLQILEEGRLTDSLGRSVDFRNTIVIMTSNVGATHVAKGGLGFAPESEEDDYDKLKKVMMTACKDTFKPELVNRLDDIIVFRQLTVKDIEVILDLEVSRVQERVEARKIKLTIAPKAKEFLIQKGFDKAYGARQLRRAVERHLEDPMAEAILRGELESGKPVSVRAGKDKLTFVQ; the protein is encoded by the coding sequence ATGGAAAATTTCACCCCGAGAGCACAGCGAGTCCTGCATTTGGCGCGCAAGGAAGCGGAGCAGTTCAATCATAATTATGTCGGTACCGAGCATATCCTGCTGGGACTGGTGGCGCTGGGCAGCGGCGTAGCTGTGAGTGCACTTCAGTCTCTTGGAATCGATCTGCAGGGGCTGCGCATGGAGGTCGAGAAGGCGGTTGGTGTCGGCGGCGACACAAAAATGACCGGCAATATTCCGTTTACTCCGCGGGCAAAAAAAGTTCTGGCGCTCGCTACCAGCGAGGCGCGTTCGCTGAGTCACAGTTATGTCGGCACCGAGCATATCCTGCTGGGGCTTTTGCGCGAAGGTGAAGGAATTGCCGCCCGGGTACTTGAAAATATGGGGGTTGATCTCGACGAGGCCCGCGAAGAAATTATGGCGATGCTGGATCCGGACTACGACGGGTCCATGCAGGGAGGCGAAGAAGAAGCGCCTCCGTACGGATCTCCGGCGACGGGTGCGGACGGTAAGGAGCTTAAAACTCCGGCCCTGAATGCGTTTGGGCGCGACCTGACTGAGCTGGCCAGAAAAAATGAGCTCGACCCGGTCATTGGCCGTCACAGCGAGATTGAGCGTGTCATCCAGATTCTCTGCCGTCGTACGAAAAACAATCCCGTTCTGCTCGGAGAGGCCGGTGTCGGTAAGACCGCTATCGCAGAGGGGCTTGCCCAGTCGATTGCCGACGGAACGGTTCCGCAGATTCTGGCGGAGAAGAAAGTGATTACTCTGGACCTGGCTCTGATGGTTGCCGGAACCAAATACCGCGGGCAGTTCGAGGAGCGTATTAAGGCGGTAATGGACGAGATTAAGAAGACCGGCAATGTCCTGCTGTTCCTTGATGAGCTGCACACGATCGTTGGGGCCGGTTCGGCGGAAGGAACCATGGATGCGGCCAATATTATCAAACCGGCACTTTCTCGCGGGGAACTGCAGTGTATCGGTGCCACGACGCTGAATGAATATCGCAAATCGATTGAAAAGGATGCCGCGCTGGAACGTCGTTTCCAAACGGTAATGGTCAATGAGCCGACCATTGAGGAAACAATCCAGATCCTGAAAGGGCTGCGCGTGAAATATGAGGAGCATCATCACGCTAAAATTACGGACGAAGCGCTTGAGGCTGCCACCAAGCTGGCCGCGCGCTATCTGCCGGACCGCTTCCTGCCCGACAAAGCGATTGACCTGATCGATGAAGCCGGTGCGCGCGGCCATATCGCCAATATGGTGAAGCCGCCGGAATTTCAGGAAATCCGCACTCGTCTTAAAGAAGCTCAGGAGCAGAAGGATATTGCGATTCGCGAGCAGAAATTTGAAGACGCTGCTGCGCACCGGGATGCCGAACGCAAAGCCAAAGAAGAGCTTGAAGCGGCGAAGAAGGCCTGGGAAACCGAACAGCAGGAAAACATTTCCGTTGTGGAGGAAGAGGATATTCGCGTGGTCGTCTCCAAATGGACCGGAGTTCCGGTTGATAAAATGGGCGAACAGGCGCTGGCCAAGCTGCTCAAGATGGAAGAGCAGATCGAGAAGATTGTGATTGGTCAGAACGAAGCGGTTTCTGCAATCAGCCGGGCGCTGCGTCGCTCACGTGCCGAGCTCAAAGATCCCAAACGTCCGATCGGTTCGTTTGCATTCCTGGGCCCGACCGGGGTTGGTAAAACCATGCTGGCTAAAGAGCTGGCCCGCTTTATGTTTGACGATCCCGATGCGCTGATTCAGATCGATATGTCTGAATACATGGAAAAATTCTCGGCGTCGCGTCTGGTCGGTTCGCCGCCCGGATATGTCGGGCACGAAGAGGGCGGTCAGCTTACTGAGCGTGTCCGGCGTCGTCCGTATTCCGTCGTTCTGTTCGACGAAATCGAAAAAGCGCACCCGGATGTGATGCACATGATGCTTCAGATTCTTGAGGAAGGCCGTTTGACCGACAGCCTCGGTCGCAGCGTCGATTTCCGTAATACGATCGTCATCATGACCTCAAACGTCGGTGCCACCCATGTTGCCAAGGGCGGGCTTGGTTTCGCTCCGGAAAGTGAAGAAGATGACTACGACAAGCTCAAAAAGGTGATGATGACTGCCTGTAAAGACACCTTTAAACCGGAACTGGTCAATCGCCTTGATGATATCATCGTCTTCCGTCAGCTGACCGTGAAGGATATCGAAGTGATTCTCGATCTCGAAGTCAGCCGTGTTCAGGAACGGGTGGAAGCTCGAAAAATCAAACTGACCATTGCTCCGAAGGCCAAGGAATTTCTGATCCAGAAAGGGTTTGATAAGGCCTATGGTGCACGCCAGCTGCGTCGGGCTGTTGAGCGGCATCTGGAAGATCCGATGGCTGAGGCGATTCTGCGCGGTGAGCTGGAGTCGGGTAAACCGGTCAGTGTTCGCGCCGGGAAAGACAAACTGACCTTTGTGCAGTAA